From one Thunnus maccoyii chromosome 6, fThuMac1.1, whole genome shotgun sequence genomic stretch:
- the LOC121898214 gene encoding LOW QUALITY PROTEIN: protein FAM181B (The sequence of the model RefSeq protein was modified relative to this genomic sequence to represent the inferred CDS: inserted 3 bases in 2 codons), with protein sequence MQVAGHKQRVKXPAVPLPLLFDVLTSLVQPPERSPCXSSEPITSTLECLQEAHEQHQDQVFVKGKETCSEETFGSGITADAIGVAAGLNRVMAVQTAIMNPQFMNFCFPGSVMEYDMEKTLDGSLLGEAENDEDYKETTRDLLSFIDSASSNIKLALDKPVKSKRKVNHRKYLQKQIKRCTGIITPGNVADAPVKRQGSPLAQPSPLQSKTLPKRDGVHANLQSKSLAALFSPVKDIRGEKAKKPPLRHRNLPPSFFTEPANCSKVSSTSGMTLKDLERGNPEAAEFFELLGPDYSNMVSDQDLYQSMPVRVQPEMGSPDPASYDAHHLVGGLLYSEPWTSCSGPSKKLGESLRTGPAQPPVYCHTEAASGPIEDNTLCTLAFSNFFTDCSIPQVTYDISGGYNRANYSSL encoded by the exons ATGCAGGTGGCCGGGCACAAGCAAAGAGTTAA TCCTGCGGTCCCTTTGCCCCTCCTCTTTGATGTTCTGACATCATTAGTCCAGCCCCCTGAAAGATCTCCTT TTTCCTCAGAGCCCATCACTTCTACTCTGGAATGTTTACAGGAAGCTCATGAGCAGCATCAGGACCAAGTGTTTGTCAAAGGAAAAGAGACATGCTCTGAAGAAACTTTTGGTTCAGGGATCACAGCAGATGCCATAGGTGTAGCCGCTGGGCTCAACAGAGTAATGGCTGTTCAGACTGCAATCATGAACCCTCAGTTCATGAATTTCTGCTTCCCTGGTTCTGTGATGGAGTACGACATGGAGAAAACTCTGGATGGTAGTCTCCTGGGTGAGGCAGAAAATGATGAGGACTACAAAGAGACCACTAGAGACTTGCTGAGCTTCATAGACTCAGCCTCCAGCAATATCAAGCTGGCTCTGGACAAGCCAGTGAAATCCAAGAGGAAAGTCAATCACCGGAAGTATCTACAGAAGCAGATCAAAAGGTGCACGGGCATTATAACACCAGGAAATGTAGCAGATGCCCCAGTTAAAAGACAGGGTTCCCCCCTGGCTCAGCCCAGCCCTTTGCAGAGCAAAACTCTACCTAAGCGTGATGGGGTCCATGCCAACTTACAGAGCAAGAGCTTGGCAGCCCTCTTCAGTCCTGTGAAGGATATAAGGGGAGAAAAGGCCAAGAAGCCACCCCTGAGGCATCGCAATCTGCCTCCCTCTTTCTTTACTGAGCCAGCCAACTGTTCCAAAGTCAGCTCCACATCTGGCATGACACTGAAGGACTTGGAACGAGGAAATCCTGAAGCTGCAGAATTCTTCGAGCTCTTGGGACCTGATTACAGCAATATGGTCAGTGACCAGGACCTTTATCAAAGTATGCCTGTGCGGGTGCAGCCAGAGATGGGAAGCCCAGATCCTGCCTCCTATGATGCTCACCATTTAGTTGGTGGTCTCCTTTACTCTGAGCCATGGACTAGCTGCTCTGGACCTTCAAAGAAACTCGGGGAGAGCCTGCGTACAGGCCCAGCCCAGCCTCCTGTCTACTGTCACACTGAGGCTGCTTCTGGGCCCATAGAGGATAACACACTGTGTACTTTGGccttctcaaactttttcacagaCTGCTCCATACCTCAGGTTACTTATGATATAAGTGGTGGTTATAACAGAGCTAACTATTCATCTCTATGA